In Patescibacteria group bacterium, one genomic interval encodes:
- the recR gene encoding recombination mediator RecR, producing MLKFPPPIQNLIDQFSKLPGIGPKTAERLVFSFLKWTQKDKEDFASAFAQINGSITHCSVCFNISEKDPCPICTDLTRDKSKICVVAESHDLAAIENTNEFKGHYHVLGGVLEPLHGITPDKLKTDELAAKIQKNKISEIILAFNPDMEGEATMIYLKNLLQPFKKITITRLARGMPVGADLEYTDEITLSNALKNRKEI from the coding sequence ATGCTAAAATTTCCACCACCTATTCAAAACCTCATAGACCAATTCAGCAAATTGCCCGGCATTGGCCCCAAAACAGCTGAACGCCTGGTTTTTTCGTTTTTAAAATGGACACAAAAAGATAAAGAGGACTTTGCCAGCGCTTTTGCTCAAATCAATGGCTCAATCACGCATTGCTCTGTTTGTTTTAATATTTCTGAAAAAGACCCCTGCCCTATTTGTACAGACTTAACCAGGGATAAATCAAAAATTTGCGTGGTGGCTGAATCACATGATTTAGCTGCAATTGAAAATACCAATGAGTTTAAAGGCCATTATCATGTCCTAGGCGGGGTTTTGGAGCCTTTACACGGCATTACCCCAGATAAATTAAAAACCGATGAATTAGCTGCCAAAATCCAAAAAAATAAAATCTCAGAAATAATCCTTGCTTTTAATCCTGACATGGAAGGCGAAGCAACCATGATTTATTTAAAAAATCTTTTACAACCATTTAAAAAAATAACCATTACCCGCCTGGCTCGCGGCATGCCAGTGGGCGCTGATCTGGAATACACTGATGAGATCACGCTTTCCAATGCTTTAAAAAATAGAAAAGAAATATAA
- a CDS encoding lyase family protein — MVPRYANDKITEIFSDINKLNMWQKVELAVILASENLGIFPQGIFEKIKTIFDVHPINEEVIKWWKARDKEITHDLNAFIDERVRHLPTGLHQYSHKGMTSYDTEEPAFALLLKAAVIELDRPYQIIKGNLMAMSEKYRYTPMLGRSHGQEAKIQTFGKRCETWLKSFLIAYNEMLGAYKLLSQSKLSGAIGNYQGLTPAQEAKALEILGLKPFKGATQIMPRVIYLPLANSLEMIVITLTQIAEDIRLGARSGLPIFQEPFGKKQKGSSAMPHKKNTITCEQQVGMLTMARNFAQMLRERAITWEERAIEQSCVERVAWPDLFHVVMQSFKNMIKVLSGLQVFPDNMMIEIKNSRGCYASEDAKDWLKEHGAEFELPHEDAYRIVQLAAFNAHKVSLFRQNLRQGKIESYVQAEEVFAKLREQVAHVNSYDHSYDHLAVIIANGSLNYSDELDLSEDEVSKWNEILRKIFTVKKNVESFKNIFSITYQLRGEDELFKKYE; from the coding sequence ATGGTTCCACGTTATGCTAATGACAAAATTACTGAAATTTTCAGCGACATTAATAAGCTGAATATGTGGCAAAAGGTTGAACTGGCAGTTATTTTAGCCAGCGAAAATCTTGGGATTTTCCCGCAGGGCATTTTTGAAAAGATTAAAACCATCTTTGATGTGCATCCAATTAATGAAGAAGTAATCAAATGGTGGAAAGCTAGAGACAAAGAAATCACCCATGACCTAAATGCCTTTATTGATGAAAGAGTAAGGCATTTGCCGACTGGATTGCATCAGTATTCCCACAAAGGCATGACTTCTTATGATACAGAAGAGCCGGCTTTTGCCTTATTGCTTAAGGCAGCAGTTATAGAGCTTGATAGACCGTATCAGATAATTAAAGGAAATCTTATGGCCATGTCAGAAAAATATCGCTATACACCCATGCTGGGCAGATCTCATGGCCAAGAAGCAAAAATTCAGACTTTTGGTAAACGCTGTGAAACCTGGTTAAAGTCTTTCCTGATTGCTTATAATGAAATGCTCGGCGCTTACAAGTTATTATCACAGTCAAAGTTAAGTGGCGCCATAGGTAATTATCAGGGGTTGACACCAGCACAAGAAGCCAAGGCCTTGGAAATTCTCGGACTAAAGCCTTTTAAAGGGGCGACGCAAATTATGCCCCGAGTAATTTATCTGCCCTTGGCTAATTCTTTGGAGATGATAGTCATTACTCTGACCCAGATTGCCGAGGATATCCGTCTCGGTGCCAGAAGCGGTCTGCCTATTTTTCAAGAACCGTTTGGTAAAAAGCAAAAGGGCAGTTCAGCCATGCCGCATAAAAAAAATACCATAACCTGCGAACAGCAGGTTGGTATGCTGACAATGGCCAGGAATTTTGCCCAGATGCTGCGTGAAAGGGCAATTACCTGGGAAGAAAGAGCTATTGAGCAATCATGCGTTGAACGGGTTGCCTGGCCAGATCTTTTCCACGTGGTTATGCAGTCATTCAAGAATATGATCAAGGTCTTGAGTGGCTTGCAAGTTTTTCCTGACAACATGATGATTGAAATCAAAAATTCCCGCGGTTGTTATGCCTCTGAAGATGCCAAGGATTGGCTCAAAGAGCATGGCGCGGAATTTGAACTGCCACATGAAGACGCATACCGCATTGTGCAATTAGCTGCCTTTAATGCGCATAAAGTCAGTTTGTTTAGGCAAAATTTGCGCCAAGGAAAAATTGAGTCCTATGTTCAGGCAGAAGAAGTTTTTGCCAAACTCAGGGAGCAGGTGGCTCATGTCAATTCGTATGACCATTCCTATGACCATCTGGCAGTTATAATTGCTAATGGCAGTTTAAACTATAGCGATGAGCTTGACCTGTCCGAAGACGAGGTCAGCAAATGGAATGAAATCCTGCGCAAGATTTTCACGGTTAAAAAGAATGTTGAGAGTTTTAAAAACATTTTCAGCATTACTTATCAGTTGCGCGGTGAAGACGAGCTTTTTAAAAAATACGAATAG
- the dnaB gene encoding replicative DNA helicase, with the protein MSKQRDQDILQKIPPQNIEAEQSLLGSLLIDKDAIIRIADIVNPEDFYHDKHNIIFEAILDLFRKREPIDLLTLSNRLIEKNQLEQIGGRTYLVSLSNAVPTSSHVVNYAEIVQKKATLRNLISAASEITKIGYDQEEEVVDLLDRAEQRLFSVSQGHQKQMFVPINNILNDTFERIDELHKEKGKLRGVPTGYTDLDNLLAGLQKSDLIILAARPSVGKTTLALDIARNVATKHKVPVGIFSLEMSKEQLVDRMLCAEANVDLWKMRTGRLSDREEDDDFPRIGHALGVLSEAPIFIDDFAAANIMDIRTKARRLQMEHGLGLLVIDYLQLMEAKYRTDNRVQEISEISRGLKQIAKELNIPVLALSQLNRSVENRQPPIPKLADLRESGSIEQDADIVMFIYRESVYKRDLEFDRRNLAEIHIAKHRNGPTGLVKLYFDEQKVSFRNLDKGSAKFSNQEPPPSAGSGMQLPSFG; encoded by the coding sequence ATGTCAAAACAAAGAGACCAAGACATCCTCCAAAAAATTCCACCCCAAAACATTGAAGCCGAACAATCTCTTTTGGGCTCTCTTTTAATTGATAAAGATGCAATTATCAGAATCGCTGATATAGTCAATCCGGAGGACTTTTATCATGACAAGCACAATATTATTTTTGAAGCGATCTTGGATTTATTCCGCAAACGCGAGCCAATTGATCTATTAACCCTTTCTAACCGTTTGATAGAAAAAAATCAGCTGGAACAAATTGGCGGCCGCACCTATTTGGTTTCATTGAGCAATGCAGTCCCAACCTCAAGCCATGTAGTTAATTATGCTGAAATTGTGCAGAAAAAAGCCACATTGAGGAATCTTATTTCTGCTGCCTCTGAAATTACCAAAATTGGCTATGACCAGGAAGAAGAAGTAGTTGATCTTTTAGACAGAGCAGAACAAAGATTATTTTCAGTTTCCCAAGGCCACCAAAAGCAAATGTTTGTGCCTATCAATAATATTTTAAACGATACTTTTGAAAGAATAGATGAACTGCACAAAGAAAAAGGCAAACTGCGCGGCGTGCCTACCGGCTATACCGATTTGGATAACTTACTGGCTGGCCTGCAAAAATCTGATTTAATCATTTTAGCTGCCAGGCCATCAGTCGGTAAAACTACTTTGGCTCTGGACATTGCCCGTAATGTTGCAACTAAACATAAAGTGCCGGTTGGCATTTTTAGCTTAGAAATGTCCAAAGAACAATTAGTTGACCGCATGCTTTGCGCTGAAGCCAATGTGGATTTGTGGAAAATGAGAACAGGACGGCTTTCTGATCGCGAAGAAGATGATGATTTTCCCAGAATCGGCCATGCCTTGGGTGTTTTATCAGAAGCGCCAATATTTATTGATGATTTTGCCGCAGCCAATATTATGGATATCAGAACAAAAGCTCGCAGGTTGCAAATGGAACATGGTTTAGGCTTACTGGTTATTGACTATTTACAATTAATGGAAGCTAAATATAGAACAGACAACCGTGTCCAGGAAATTTCAGAAATCTCCAGGGGCTTAAAACAAATAGCCAAGGAATTAAATATCCCGGTTTTAGCTTTATCCCAGCTCAATCGCAGTGTTGAAAACAGACAGCCTCCGATTCCAAAGCTGGCTGATTTGCGTGAATCAGGCTCAATTGAACAAGATGCTGACATTGTGATGTTTATTTATCGCGAATCAGTCTATAAAAGGGATTTAGAATTTGACCGCCGTAATTTAGCGGAAATACATATTGCCAAACATAGAAATGGACCGACCGGCCTGGTCAAACTTTATTTTGATGAACAAAAAGTATCATTTAGGAACTTGGATAAAGGCAGCGCTAAATTTTCCAATCAGGAACCTCCGCCAAGTGCAGGTTCAGGCATGCAATTGCCAAGTTTTGGCTAA
- a CDS encoding macro domain-containing protein, producing the protein MLDIQIQHGDITKVTADAIVNPANSFGWMGGGSAGAIKRAGGEEIEKEVVAKAPLEIGMAVATTAGKLPYKAVIHAPTMVSPAEKAQGYNVEMAVRGALHLADDFKFKSIAMPGIGTGIGNFPKKDAAKVMIDEIRKFEPINLEKVILIDLDEELVKDWEAQLKKK; encoded by the coding sequence ATGCTAGACATCCAAATCCAACACGGCGACATAACCAAAGTTACAGCTGATGCCATTGTTAATCCAGCTAATTCTTTCGGTTGGATGGGCGGGGGATCAGCCGGCGCAATTAAACGCGCTGGCGGTGAAGAAATAGAAAAAGAAGTAGTGGCCAAAGCACCTTTGGAAATTGGCATGGCTGTCGCTACTACTGCCGGCAAATTGCCCTACAAAGCAGTTATCCATGCGCCAACCATGGTAAGTCCCGCAGAAAAAGCCCAGGGCTATAATGTGGAAATGGCAGTGAGGGGTGCGTTGCATTTGGCTGATGATTTTAAATTCAAATCAATAGCCATGCCAGGCATTGGGACTGGGATTGGCAATTTTCCCAAGAAAGATGCAGCCAAGGTAATGATTGATGAGATCCGTAAGTTTGAGCCGATTAATTTGGAGAAGGTGATTTTAATTGATTTGGATGAGGAATTGGTTAAAGATTGGGAAGCTCAACTAAAGAAAAAATAA
- a CDS encoding YbaB/EbfC family nucleoid-associated protein, whose translation MFSKLKQFKDLRNQAKQMQNVLAQESTEGSALWGKVKIKINGNQEILSVEIDPELLSADNKEKLESAIKEATNDAIKKVQRIMAEKMKSSGFNLPGM comes from the coding sequence ATGTTTTCCAAACTCAAACAATTCAAAGACCTGCGAAATCAAGCCAAACAAATGCAAAATGTTTTGGCCCAAGAATCTACTGAAGGCTCTGCTCTTTGGGGCAAGGTTAAAATTAAAATAAATGGCAATCAGGAAATTTTAAGCGTTGAAATTGATCCTGAATTGCTGTCAGCAGATAACAAAGAAAAGTTAGAATCAGCCATTAAAGAGGCAACTAATGATGCAATTAAAAAAGTACAGCGCATAATGGCTGAAAAAATGAAAAGCTCTGGCTTTAATTTACCAGGAATGTAA
- a CDS encoding AIR carboxylase family protein has protein sequence MDEQQVAIILGSQSDEEIVEASGLYALLDEFGVTWTMSVLSAHRHAGELDQFCFDLNRRNIKVIICVVGLKADLPSAVKARLPHVAVIGVPLPDASDGFCDVAGLIHMPPGLPVLVVGSGKMGVTNAGYAALAVLNADPGSKVNQMALSTHFDKKAKKKPRPAEVDKKKSLPSEEED, from the coding sequence ATGGATGAACAGCAGGTTGCCATAATTTTAGGCAGTCAGAGTGATGAGGAGATTGTAGAGGCAAGCGGCCTTTATGCACTGCTCGATGAGTTTGGGGTGACATGGACAATGTCAGTTTTGTCAGCCCATCGCCATGCAGGGGAACTTGATCAGTTTTGCTTTGACTTAAATCGCAGAAACATCAAGGTAATTATCTGTGTGGTCGGGTTGAAAGCTGATCTGCCTTCGGCAGTCAAAGCCAGGTTGCCACACGTGGCTGTGATTGGAGTTCCTTTACCGGATGCCTCGGACGGATTTTGCGATGTGGCTGGCTTGATTCACATGCCGCCGGGATTGCCGGTACTTGTGGTCGGAAGCGGTAAAATGGGAGTGACCAATGCCGGCTATGCAGCGTTGGCTGTTCTGAACGCTGATCCAGGCTCTAAGGTGAATCAGATGGCCCTCTCTACTCATTTTGATAAGAAAGCCAAGAAAAAACCTCGGCCAGCCGAGGTGGACAAGAAAAAATCGCTACCCAGCGAAGAGGAGGACTGA
- a CDS encoding tetrahydrofolate dehydrogenase/cyclohydrolase catalytic domain-containing protein, with protein sequence MSQAQIIDGQKFADEILLDIRKQVIKLDTKPGLAAILVGDDPASKMYLKIKEKACHKVGLDFYTYFLDKNCPEEKILEVINFLNNDPTINGIIIQLPLPEKFNPDKLIKAINPGKDVDGFHPRSKVISPNVLGIIELIKQTKVDLKNKKVIILSNSKIFSQPFKKLLPKSKVEYLNPKSHISYLISQTSKADVLITAIGQPKFIKPDMVKKDAIIIDVGINKVGKKTVGDVDPKVDKVAGFRSPVPGGVGPMTVAMLLKNLLTLYLIDNQ encoded by the coding sequence ATGAGTCAAGCTCAAATTATTGATGGCCAAAAATTCGCTGATGAAATTCTCTTAGACATCAGGAAACAAGTTATTAAACTGGACACAAAGCCTGGTTTGGCTGCTATTTTAGTTGGCGATGATCCTGCTTCAAAGATGTATCTTAAAATAAAAGAAAAGGCCTGCCATAAAGTAGGCCTTGATTTCTATACTTATTTTTTGGACAAAAATTGCCCAGAAGAAAAAATCTTGGAAGTTATTAATTTTCTGAATAATGATCCGACCATTAATGGCATTATTATCCAGCTGCCTTTGCCAGAGAAATTTAATCCAGATAAATTAATTAAAGCCATAAATCCTGGCAAGGACGTAGATGGCTTTCATCCCCGATCTAAAGTAATTTCACCCAATGTATTGGGCATTATAGAATTAATTAAACAAACCAAAGTTGATTTAAAAAATAAAAAAGTTATTATTTTGTCTAATTCAAAAATATTCAGCCAACCGTTTAAAAAATTACTACCTAAATCTAAAGTAGAATACTTAAATCCCAAATCTCATATCTCATATCTCATATCTCAGACTTCCAAAGCAGATGTTCTAATCACCGCTATTGGCCAACCAAAATTCATTAAACCAGACATGGTTAAAAAAGACGCGATTATAATTGACGTTGGCATTAATAAAGTAGGTAAAAAAACTGTGGGCGATGTTGATCCAAAGGTTGATAAAGTTGCTGGTTTCCGTTCACCTGTGCCTGGCGGAGTCGGGCCCATGACAGTAGCCATGCTTTTAAAAAATTTACTTACACTTTATTTAATTGACAATCAATAA
- a CDS encoding UvrD-helicase domain-containing protein has product MQTYKLHKETFCPEKFKIDYPAELNKEQLDVVTSGEGPCLVLAGAGSGKTRTLVYRVAYLIEKGVNPKNILLVTFTNKAAKEMLNRVEVLLKCQPKGLWGGTFHHIGNMILRRYAKVLGYESNFNILDQEDSKTLLKAVMGELNLNYKDKYFPKPDVIQAIISFSSNSQKPIEQVVQDKYSYLDPKLIPVIETVNKEYQEKKFKTNVMDFDDLLTNWLKLLQKDKTVKEKLATQFKYILVDEYQDTNKIQSEIIYELGSVHKNILVVGDDCQSIYSFRAADINNILSLPDRLIGTKIFKLETNYRSSPEILKLANQSITYNLNQYQKILQPVLESKQRPALVPLKDGEQQAEFICQRILELQEEGSSLNDMAVLFRSAFQAMEMELELNKRNIPYQMRGGIKFFEQAHIKDVIAFLKILSNYQDELAWKRVLLLNDGVGPANAERVWQEIKPTENLKNAISSLVKISVSEKVTRSLEKLNSLLNTLVAQEKDFIATAIKLIIKSEYEIYLKANFENAKDRIEDLNQLANFALQYEKLENFLSDVTLSQSFKGEQIEGYQEGPDESLVLSTIHQAKGLEWKCVFVLGLVEGQFPHYKIYDHPEEIEEERRLFYVAVTRAKDELYLTYPIISFSFTTGENINKPSSFISELDDNLFEPWQVNENGESYVGENEDEVIDYDKPEKKLRKHEFLRSVTYDDLED; this is encoded by the coding sequence ATGCAAACATATAAATTACACAAAGAAACATTTTGCCCTGAAAAATTTAAAATAGATTACCCGGCAGAATTAAACAAAGAACAATTAGACGTGGTCACAAGTGGCGAAGGACCTTGTTTAGTTTTGGCTGGGGCTGGATCTGGCAAAACCAGGACTTTGGTTTATCGCGTGGCATATTTGATTGAAAAGGGCGTAAATCCCAAAAATATCCTTTTAGTTACTTTTACTAATAAAGCAGCCAAAGAAATGTTAAATAGGGTAGAAGTGCTTTTAAAGTGCCAGCCAAAAGGACTCTGGGGCGGTACTTTTCACCATATTGGCAATATGATTCTGCGCCGTTATGCCAAGGTTTTGGGCTATGAAAGTAATTTTAATATTTTAGACCAGGAGGATTCTAAAACCTTGTTAAAAGCAGTCATGGGTGAATTAAATTTAAATTATAAGGATAAATATTTTCCTAAACCAGATGTAATCCAGGCCATTATCAGTTTTAGTTCCAATAGCCAAAAGCCAATTGAGCAGGTTGTGCAGGATAAATACAGTTATTTAGACCCAAAATTAATTCCGGTTATTGAGACGGTTAACAAAGAATATCAGGAGAAAAAGTTTAAAACCAATGTGATGGATTTTGATGATCTTTTGACTAATTGGCTGAAACTTTTGCAAAAGGATAAAACTGTCAAAGAAAAATTAGCCACTCAATTTAAATATATTTTGGTTGATGAATATCAGGACACAAATAAAATCCAAAGCGAGATTATTTATGAATTAGGTTCAGTGCATAAAAATATTTTAGTAGTAGGGGATGACTGCCAATCAATTTATTCTTTCCGAGCCGCTGACATTAATAACATTCTTTCATTGCCAGACAGATTAATAGGTACCAAAATTTTCAAACTAGAAACTAATTACCGTTCGTCGCCAGAAATATTAAAACTGGCCAATCAAAGCATTACTTATAATTTAAATCAATACCAGAAAATTTTACAGCCAGTTTTGGAAAGCAAACAAAGACCTGCACTTGTGCCGCTTAAAGATGGGGAACAGCAGGCTGAATTTATTTGCCAGCGCATCTTAGAACTTCAAGAGGAAGGTTCAAGCTTAAATGATATGGCTGTTTTATTCCGTTCTGCTTTCCAAGCCATGGAAATGGAATTGGAATTAAATAAAAGAAATATCCCGTACCAGATGCGCGGGGGAATTAAGTTTTTTGAACAGGCGCATATTAAAGATGTGATTGCGTTTCTTAAAATCCTGTCTAATTATCAGGATGAGCTGGCCTGGAAAAGAGTTTTACTTTTAAATGATGGCGTGGGTCCGGCAAATGCAGAAAGAGTCTGGCAAGAAATCAAGCCAACTGAAAATTTAAAAAATGCTATTTCCAGTTTGGTCAAAATTTCGGTTTCAGAAAAGGTGACTCGCAGTTTAGAAAAACTCAATTCTTTACTGAATACATTAGTTGCTCAGGAAAAAGATTTTATTGCCACAGCCATAAAACTGATTATCAAGAGTGAATACGAAATTTATTTAAAAGCCAATTTTGAAAATGCCAAAGACAGGATTGAGGATTTGAACCAGCTGGCCAACTTTGCCTTGCAATATGAAAAGCTGGAAAACTTTTTGTCTGACGTAACTTTGTCCCAAAGCTTTAAAGGCGAACAAATTGAAGGCTATCAGGAAGGACCAGATGAGTCCTTGGTTTTAAGCACAATTCACCAGGCCAAGGGTTTGGAATGGAAATGTGTTTTTGTGCTGGGCTTAGTTGAAGGCCAGTTCCCGCATTATAAAATCTATGACCATCCAGAGGAAATTGAAGAAGAAAGGCGCTTATTTTATGTGGCTGTAACCCGCGCCAAAGATGAGCTTTATTTAACTTATCCAATTATTTCTTTTTCTTTTACTACGGGTGAAAATATAAATAAACCGTCCAGTTTTATTTCTGAATTGGATGACAATTTATTTGAACCATGGCAGGTCAATGAAAATGGGGAAAGTTATGTGGGTGAAAATGAGGATGAGGTGATTGATTATGACAAGCCGGAGAAGAAATTAAGGAAGCATGAATTTTTAAGATCGGTTACGTACGATGATCTAGAAGATTGA
- the glyA gene encoding serine hydroxymethyltransferase: MKHLSKQDQQIYQNIKNELHRQQSGLVMIPSENFTSPAVLEAMSSVLNNKYAEGYPEARYYTGNQFIDEIENLAIERAKKLFNAEHANVQPHSGTTANLAIYFALLKPGDKILSLNLAHGGHLSHGSKVSLVSQIYKIVHYNVDPLTNLIDYDEIREIALNEKPQLIISGYSSYPRKVDFKFFGDIAKEVGAYHLADISHTAGLIIANEHENPFPHADVVMTTTHKTLRGPRGAIILCKKELAGKIDKAIFPGTQGGPFEHIIAAKAVCFEEAMTEKFKIDQKQTVKNAKALAQTLIDNDLTLITGGTDTHLILIDCRPLKISGKQAANLLAEVGIYTNANVIPYDENPPANPSGLRLGTPALTTQGMKENEMKLIGQIISDLLKNPNDNSIKDKAKELVKKLTSQFPIYKDLKY; encoded by the coding sequence ATGAAACATCTATCCAAACAAGATCAGCAAATTTACCAAAACATTAAAAATGAACTCCACCGCCAGCAAAGCGGCCTGGTTATGATTCCTTCGGAAAATTTTACCTCACCTGCTGTTTTAGAGGCCATGTCTTCGGTTTTAAATAATAAATATGCTGAAGGTTATCCAGAAGCGCGTTATTATACTGGCAACCAATTTATTGATGAAATTGAAAATTTAGCGATAGAGAGAGCAAAAAAACTATTTAATGCTGAGCACGCTAATGTCCAGCCACACTCTGGCACAACTGCTAATTTAGCTATTTATTTTGCCTTGCTAAAACCAGGAGATAAAATTTTATCTTTAAATTTAGCGCATGGCGGACACTTATCACATGGCAGTAAAGTTAGTTTGGTCAGCCAGATTTACAAAATTGTGCATTATAATGTTGATCCCCTGACAAATCTGATTGATTATGATGAAATCAGAGAGATTGCTTTAAATGAAAAGCCCCAACTGATTATTAGCGGTTATTCTTCTTATCCCAGAAAAGTTGACTTTAAATTTTTTGGCGACATTGCCAAAGAAGTTGGCGCTTACCATCTGGCTGATATTTCTCATACTGCTGGTTTAATTATTGCCAATGAACACGAAAATCCCTTTCCACATGCAGATGTGGTCATGACAACCACGCATAAAACCTTGCGCGGACCCAGAGGCGCAATTATTTTATGCAAAAAAGAATTAGCAGGAAAAATTGATAAAGCTATTTTCCCTGGCACTCAAGGCGGTCCATTTGAACATATTATTGCGGCCAAAGCAGTTTGTTTTGAGGAGGCAATGACTGAAAAATTTAAAATAGACCAAAAACAAACAGTAAAAAATGCTAAGGCTTTGGCCCAAACTTTAATTGATAATGACTTAACTTTAATAACTGGCGGAACAGATACCCATTTAATTTTAATTGATTGCCGGCCTTTAAAAATTTCCGGCAAACAAGCGGCCAATCTTTTAGCTGAAGTTGGGATTTATACGAATGCCAATGTTATTCCTTATGATGAAAATCCGCCGGCAAATCCTTCTGGCCTGCGCTTAGGCACGCCTGCTTTAACCACCCAAGGCATGAAAGAAAATGAAATGAAGCTAATCGGCCAGATTATTTCTGATTTATTAAAGAATCCAAATGATAACAGTATTAAAGATAAAGCCAAAGAATTAGTAAAAAAGTTAACTTCTCAATTCCCTATTTATAAGGACTTAAAATATTAA
- a CDS encoding DUF5680 domain-containing protein → MPDLKQLCKFLVKAKKSTYAAGESAPKVIENDKSTTMIFIDDDWKYHDNYFGGEPYGGREVVFYENKPVYIMTYYGSVNKDITDLKGLYGFLQQALKQIPEDKPFRGPKEYQANDFKYLNEFIGEIDNFSGEEKIFQNNKQIYQAKYAGGLVDQRK, encoded by the coding sequence ATGCCAGATTTGAAACAACTTTGTAAATTTTTAGTCAAAGCCAAAAAATCAACTTACGCAGCTGGTGAATCTGCGCCTAAAGTTATTGAAAATGACAAATCAACAACCATGATTTTTATTGATGATGACTGGAAATATCATGATAATTATTTTGGCGGAGAGCCATATGGCGGACGTGAAGTTGTATTTTATGAAAATAAACCAGTTTATATCATGACCTATTATGGATCAGTAAATAAAGACATAACTGACTTAAAAGGCCTTTATGGATTTTTACAACAAGCATTAAAGCAAATTCCCGAAGATAAGCCCTTCCGCGGTCCTAAAGAATATCAAGCAAATGATTTTAAATATCTCAATGAATTTATTGGTGAAATAGATAATTTTTCCGGCGAAGAAAAAATTTTTCAAAACAATAAACAAATTTACCAAGCAAAATACGCAGGTGGTCTGGTTGACCAAAGAAAATAA
- a CDS encoding phosphoribosylaminoimidazolesuccinocarboxamide synthase, with protein sequence MTEFNLDWKRGDKLAQGKTKIVWSNAADPETEILEFKDDITAGDGQKHDVIKGKALVDWKTNRDIMEFLKRQGISMAYIGSPEERIVIVRKLTKVLKLEVVMRRVATGSILDLMRGAVKEGDVFDPPLLQFFYKDDLLHDPLLDANFLLTIEWKKKPMDLFTKIAMLKLRQFLILEAAFAKYGIQYMDDKMEIGVNLKDYDARGELTWGSGGQIMLIDEITAGSFRAWPYAEGVKKINLRERNAIDQLNKGGMLDKQLYRDGASTKVVKEKFEQIAAITAGFKNLDINVAIPDVSLAELLGN encoded by the coding sequence ATGACCGAGTTTAACTTAGATTGGAAACGAGGTGACAAGCTGGCCCAGGGCAAGACCAAGATTGTCTGGTCAAATGCGGCTGACCCTGAAACCGAAATTTTGGAATTCAAGGACGACATTACGGCAGGCGACGGGCAGAAACACGATGTCATAAAGGGTAAAGCCTTGGTGGATTGGAAAACCAATCGTGACATCATGGAATTTCTCAAACGGCAAGGTATTTCCATGGCATATATCGGGTCGCCCGAAGAGCGAATCGTGATTGTGCGCAAGCTGACAAAGGTCCTTAAGCTTGAGGTCGTGATGCGACGCGTGGCAACCGGCTCAATCCTGGATCTCATGAGAGGAGCAGTAAAAGAGGGAGATGTCTTTGATCCGCCGCTTCTGCAATTTTTCTACAAAGACGACCTCCTGCATGATCCACTGCTTGACGCCAATTTCCTCTTGACCATTGAGTGGAAAAAAAAGCCGATGGATTTGTTTACCAAAATCGCCATGCTCAAACTTCGTCAGTTCCTGATTTTGGAGGCGGCTTTTGCCAAATATGGAATTCAGTACATGGATGACAAGATGGAGATCGGCGTTAACCTCAAGGATTATGATGCCCGTGGCGAATTGACCTGGGGTTCAGGCGGACAGATCATGTTGATTGACGAGATCACGGCTGGTTCATTCCGAGCCTGGCCATATGCCGAAGGTGTAAAAAAAATTAATCTAAGAGAGAGAAACGCCATTGATCAGCTCAATAAAGGCGGCATGCTGGATAAACAGCTTTACCGCGATGGCGCTTCAACCAAAGTGGTCAAGGAAAAATTTGAGCAGATTGCCGCAATCACTGCTGGTTTTAAAAACCTGGATATAAACGTGGCAATTCCCGATGTATCTTTGGCAGAGCTGCTAGGCAACTAA